The genomic region CTGTTCCCGCAGGCGCAATTGGCCACCGAAGCGGCGCATCACTTCCTGCTCTGCCGCCTTGCGCGTGAGGCCCGTCGCGACGAGCTGCTCGATGCGGGACTCGATGTGGAAGCGCAGCTCGTCGTCCAGATCGCGCTCCACCTTCGACGTCCGAAAGACATTCGCCAGCCGCGAGAGCCACGACATTTCCTGTCTCCTGTCTGCCCTATTCGTAACGAAGCGCCACGACCGGGTCGACGCGCGCGGCGCGACGGGCCGGCAGCACCGCCGCCAGCGCGCCCGCACACACCAAAAGGCCAACCGGGAGGGCGAGGCTCCAGAGATCGAACGGCTGGACTTCGTAGAGGAACGCTCTCACGAACCGCGCGAGGTAGAGCCCGCCTGCGAGGCCACCCGCAGCCCCTATGAGCATCGTGATGCTGGCATCGGTTACAACCGACCGCACGACCGCTAGTTGCTGCGCACCGAGCGCGAGCCGGATCCCGATCTCTTTGGTTCGCTGCACCACGGAGTAGCTCAACACTCCATACAACCCGACCGCCGCGAGCAACAATCCAACGATGGCGAAAAAGCCAGACAGCAGCGCCAGCAGGCGCTCGCGGAGCAGCCAGTTGTCGATGAGCGTCGACTGTAGCTGGACATCGGTGACTCGCAGCGACGGGTGAACTGAGCTGATCGCCCGCCGTAGCGTGTCCATCAGGGCAAGTGGCTCCTCGGCTCGCACCTGCAGCGCTCGAAATCCCCGCAGCGGTACATAGATGGTGGGCGGCGGTGGGTGCCGAACGCTGCTATGCCTCGCATCGGCAATCACACCAACGATCTCCTGCCGCAACGCCACCATCGCGTTGACGCGATCGAAGACGCGGCCGACAGCGCGCTCCCGCCCAAAGTACCGTCGTGCGAACGCTTCGTTGACGACGACAACCGTGGGCGTCTCTCGCTCTGCATCGCGCGGCTCGAACGCTCGGCCATCGAGCAAACGAATCCCCATTGTTTCGAAGAAGCCCGGCGAGACCGGAAGAATAGAGGGGCGCAGCGCATCCAACGCCCGTCCCGGTAGACGGACTCCATCCTCCGCGCCCGTGCCGCTGAACATCGCCCATGCAGAGAGGCTGGCTCCCTGGACACCCGGTACGCGACGCACCCGCTCGAGCAACTGCACGCCGATGGTATGGGCCTGCGCGACGGTCGATGGCAGCCGGCTCAACTTGGCGACGACCTCGCCCGGGAGACGTGAGCGCTGCTCTGTTGTGAGACGGTCGACACGTAGACCACTCAACGCCACCGTGAGATCCTCTCGCGCCAACTGAATGTCTTGCGACTCGACGGTCAACAGCAGGAGTCCGTCCGGCCTGAAGCCAAGGTCCACGTTTACGAGCTTGCTGAACGAGAGAAGCAGGAGACCCGCCAGAAACAACAGGACCAGGCTGAAGCCCACCTGGGTCGCGACGAGCGGCCTCAGCGCCTCAATGCGAGTCGTCAGGCGTCCGCTGGCCGCGCCCAGCACCCCCATCGGAGCGACGGCGGATGCTCGAAGCGCAGGTGCGAGCCCGACGAGCATCGTCGTCAGCGCGCCGGTGACGCCGAGGAACGCAAGCACGCGCCAATCGACGCGCAAGTCGAGATACGCAGGATTGTGCGCCGGCGCGAGCATGCGGACGATGGTTGGACCGGCCACGTAGGCGAACAGGAGGCCGAGCATGCAGCCGACGATGGCAAGGAGGGCGCTCTCGATCAGCACTTGCTGGATCAGCCGGCCGCGGCCCGCACCAATCGACAGCCGCAGCGACATCTCGCGCTCGCGCGCCACTGCGCGAGCCAGGAGGAGGTTCGCCACGTTCGAGGCCGCAATCAGCAGCACGAGGCCGACAACGAATGCGAGTATCCACAGAGGCCGTGCGAGCTCGCGCCGCAGACCCGATGGCCCGTTCTCGGCGGATCGCACGTAGAGCCGTGCATTGAGGAACTGCTCCACGCGATCCCGTGGCTCGTCTGGCTGAAAGGATGCTCGTTCACGGCGGAGGCTCGTAAACGTCGGCTGCAGAATGCTGCGAACTTGCTCCGCTTCTACACCCGGCTTCAGGCGGCCGAGGATACGAAGCCATCTCGAGTCCGGATCTACGAGCTCCTCCACGTCCCACATCATGTTCGGCACCCACAGATCGTCGAGGCGGCCCGGTTCGACGCCGGTGAACGTCCGATCTGCCACGCCGATGATCTCGAAGGGGCGGCCGTCAAAGGTGAAGGAACGACCGACAACAGGCGGGTCACCCGCGAAGCGCCGCATCCAGAACGGGTG from Luteitalea sp. harbors:
- a CDS encoding FtsX-like permease family protein, which translates into the protein MSWLSRLANVFRTSKVERDLDDELRFHIEARIDQGVAEGLTRQAAEQEVMRQFGGQLRLREQSRDVKLLPWLDSLVKDLRFGARMLRKDAVVTGAAVISLALAIGACTAAFSLIDALILRPLPVRAPERLIYLAFPTYDPAWPEGDTFSYPFFERFREKARAQADLFAMLQARRTRPVVFPDAGGQIENVRTQFLSGDAFDILGVRPAVGRLIAPFDDVEPGNHPVAVLSHPFWMRRFAGDPPVVGRSFTFDGRPFEIIGVADRTFTGVEPGRLDDLWVPNMMWDVEELVDPDSRWLRILGRLKPGVEAEQVRSILQPTFTSLRRERASFQPDEPRDRVEQFLNARLYVRSAENGPSGLRRELARPLWILAFVVGLVLLIAASNVANLLLARAVAREREMSLRLSIGAGRGRLIQQVLIESALLAIVGCMLGLLFAYVAGPTIVRMLAPAHNPAYLDLRVDWRVLAFLGVTGALTTMLVGLAPALRASAVAPMGVLGAASGRLTTRIEALRPLVATQVGFSLVLLFLAGLLLLSFSKLVNVDLGFRPDGLLLLTVESQDIQLAREDLTVALSGLRVDRLTTEQRSRLPGEVVAKLSRLPSTVAQAHTIGVQLLERVRRVPGVQGASLSAWAMFSGTGAEDGVRLPGRALDALRPSILPVSPGFFETMGIRLLDGRAFEPRDAERETPTVVVVNEAFARRYFGRERAVGRVFDRVNAMVALRQEIVGVIADARHSSVRHPPPPTIYVPLRGFRALQVRAEEPLALMDTLRRAISSVHPSLRVTDVQLQSTLIDNWLLRERLLALLSGFFAIVGLLLAAVGLYGVLSYSVVQRTKEIGIRLALGAQQLAVVRSVVTDASITMLIGAAGGLAGGLYLARFVRAFLYEVQPFDLWSLALPVGLLVCAGALAAVLPARRAARVDPVVALRYE